GCCTTCAAGTGGGACGGTAAGTCTCTGAAACTGGCGAAGATGAAAGATCCACTGAATATCAGATGGTCGCGCACCCTTCCTAAGGCAACAAAACTAACGATTGCAACAGTCTCTAAAGACTCAGCGGGTCGATACCATGTTTCTATGCTTTGCGACGACTCTGTTGCGCGAAAGCCAAGGGTTAGCGGCAAAGTCGGCATTGACTTAGGATTAACGCACTTCGCTATTCTTTCTACGGGCGAGAAGATTGCGTCTCCTAACACGCTACGAAAGAATGAAACCAGGCTTGCTAAGCTGCAACGCAAGCTATCTAAAAAGCGCAAAGGGTCGGCCAATAGACAAAAAGCCAGACTGAAAGTAGCGCGACTACATGCAGGAATTGCTGATGCTCGTAAAGACTTTCTACATAAACTCTCAACACGGCTAGTGAACGAAAACCAAGTGATAGCTGTAGAGTCTTTAGCTGTTAGCAATATGAAGAAAAATCGTTGCCTCGCAAAATCAATTTCCGATGCAAGATGGGGTGAATTTGTGCGGCAATTAGAATACAAGTCGCTGTGGTACGGGCGAGAGCTTGTAGGTATTGACCGATGGTATCCAAGCAGCAAACGCTGCTCGGGATGTGGGCATACCGTAAACAAGATGCCTTTGAATGTGCGTGAATGGACTTGTCCGGAATGCGGATCAATCCATGATCGAGACATCAACGCAGCGCGTAATGTTTTGGCCGCTGGACTGGCGGTGTCAGCCCTTGGAGAATCTATAAGTCCTGTTTGCATTTAGGTGCGTCCGGGTTGGATTCGTTGAATTGGGAATCCCCTTCGTTTACGGAGGGGAGCAGTCAAGAATGATTGATGATTCTAATTTCGCTTGTTTTCCAATAAGCTGGCGTCATAATTTCATCAAATGCTTGTCGATTATTTTGTAATGTGATGAGATACTCACTTGAATATCTTGTTGATAAAATTGCTTTCCTTTTTAGAAAACGTGCATTAAGATTCTTTTTTATTACAGATTATCTTGGGCAAGTGCGGGAAATCATGATAATTATTTATTCTCAAAGGGACACAAATGCTGACATTGAATACTAAAGTGACTAGTGCCGATTCAATATTTGCACAACTGGTTTTGCCTTATGAATTACGTGAGAATAGCCGTTTACGTACTGCACTTGAATCAGGAGAAGAAGTGGCTATTTTTACAGAGCGCGGCACCGTTCTGCGTAATAAGGACTTGCTTAGAAGCGAGGATGGCAGAGTGGTGGAAATTATTTCAGCACAAGAACCGACTTATCGAATAACCTGTAGTACGGCACATAATTTATTACGTTGTGCTTTTCACCTGGGTAATCGACATACGCAGACACAAGTGGAAGGCGGATTCCTGCGTATTTATCAAGATAGCGTATTGAAGGAAATGTTAGAGCGATTGGGCGCTACCGTAATAGAGGAAAGTGCGCAATTCGAGCCGGAATCGGGTGCCTATCATAGTGGTGGCCATCACCACCATGGAGATGATGAGCACAGTCATGCACACGGCCCGCTTGCGCCGATACCCGTGCGTCAGAAGATTCATCGTGCAACGGACCCGCAATCATAAACAAGGCAATATCGTATCTTGCGTACATCATGGCCAGCTTGCAAAGGCAGAGCTGGCGGCAGTAATCGAGATGCAATAAGATATTTGCTTAGGCTGCTTGTTTCCGGTAATCAATAAAAGTATGGCTGTAATATAAAAAGTCAAATTACAGCCACCTTTCTGAATGTTAATGATATTTTTGTCATTATAAGACACTTTTTAGAAATTCTGTTTGGTCACTGCCTGCAAAAGATGTCGTCCTGTTATCGGACGCATGATAGGCTGGTCTGCTCAAATGGACGGTGTATTCCAGTTATTATCCTGCGATTAGGATAAAAAGCATTACAAATTAATCTCTATAAACATCCAGTGATAGAAGAGATCGGACGGGATAAGCGGGATAAAAGTATTTCTGCTAACCAGATGATTAATGTGAGAGTTGTATGCGTTCTTATCGTGTGGCGATCCAATGCAGTCTGAGATTGCAACACCTACTTTAAAAGGATAATAATGAAAGGATTACGCTTATTTTTGGGCAAAATTTTAGCCTGTCTGATATTTTCTGTTTTGGCTAGCACCACTCATGCGCAAGAGTCGTATAAAAAACTTAATATTGTTACGACCGTTGCCCCTATAACAAATATAGTTAAAAATATCAGTGGCGATCATGCTCATGTAACAGGCATTGTTCCTGATGGAACAGATTCTCATACTTTTGAGCCTATTCCAACAGACGCAAAAATACTGGCATCTGCCGATTTGATTATTGTTAATGGGCTCGATCTTGAGTTACCGACAGTAGCGTTGGCGAAAAAGGTGAAAAATCCAAATACCTCCATTCTGCAGTTGGGTAACCGTGCATTAAAAAAAGAAGATTGGCGCTATGATTTCAGTTTTCCTCGTGAGCAGGGTCATCCTAATCCACATCTCTGGCCTAATATTGCTTTGGCAATGCGCTATGCTGAGATCATTCAGGACAGTCTGGTTGAACTCGATCCATCGCGCAAGGCATATTATATTGCGAACACGAGTGCTTATCGGGCAAAGCTGCGGAAGCTTGATGATGCAATCTTTGACTGTGTAAACAGTATTCCCGTTAAAAACCGGAAATTAGTGACTTATCATGATTCATTTGCTTATTTTGCTCCACGCTATGGCATGCAGGTAATTGCGGCCATTCAGCCTTCGGATTTCTCTGAGCCAGGCCCGCGTGAGATGATTCGTATCATCCAGCAAATTAAAAATGAACAGATTCCTGCTATCTTTGGCTCCGAAGTCTTTCCCAGCAAGGTAATGGAACAGATTGCCCGAGAAGCAGGCGCTACATTTATTGATCAACTTTCAGATGATGAATTGCCCGCACCGCCGCATGATTCTTTTATTGGCATGATGGTACGTAACATGACTGTTATGACGAAGGCGCTGGGCGGCAATCCTGAGTGTGTGGCAACGGTTGATACCAGTAATATCTTTCCCTGAGGCATGAATGAGCGCCGCGGTTAGTTTGAGTAATGTGACTACTGGTTATGAGCATAATGTGACATTTTCTCACGTGTCGCTCGAAATCCCGGCTGGCCGATTTGCAGGTATTGTGGGCCCGACAGGCTGTGGTAAAACAACATTGCTTAAAACAATTCTGGGCAGGCAAGTGACTTTTTCCGGTGATGTGCAGGTGAATGGATCTTCTGTGGGTCATATACACCCAGGTGCTATTGGCTACGTACCACAATTAGGCAGTGTTGATTGGAAATTTCCGGTCACAGTGAAAGAAGTAATCATGATGGGGCTATATACTAATAGGCGTATCTGGCCCTGGCCCAGTAAAGAGGAATCTAAACGTGTGCATGATCTGGCTGATAGATTGGGTATCTATAGCTGCTTACACCATCATATCGTGCATACTTCTGGTGGTCAGCGTCAACGCGCATTTCTTGCTCGTGCGTTGATTAATAATCCACAGCTTCTGATACTGGATGAACCGACCTCAGGTGTTGATATTAAGACTCAGCATGAGATCTTGCATTTACTGAGCGACATCAATGGTGAAGGTATTACCATTTTATTGACTACTCACGACCTGAATGCCGTTGCCTCACATCTGCCATGGGTGATTTGTTTCAATCATGGTGTGATAGCAGAGGGTCGGCCATGCGATATTTTTACGAATGAGGTGCTCACTAAAACTTATGGTGGTGATATCGTCATAATCAAGCATGGCGATTATTTCCTGATCGCCAATAATACACCTTTACATTTAACGGGCAATTCCGGATAAATGGCTATTTTTCTGGAGCCGCTGGAATACGAATTTTTTCGGCATGGTCTGCTAGCCGCATTGATGGTGGGCTCTTTATGCGGCTTGATTGGTGTGTACGTAGTGCTGCGCGGTATGAGTTATGTCGGGCATGGATTGTCGCACGCGGCATTTGGTGGCGCAGTAGTTGGTTTTATACTCGATTTCAATTTTTATATTGGTGCCGGCGTGATGGGTCTGCTGGCTGCATTGCTGATTGATCGAATGACACAGAATAGTAAGATCAAATCGGATGCGGCTATCGGCATTGTGACCACTGCCATGTTTGCCTTGGGGGTGGCCATTATTAGTCAGATGCGCACGTTTAATCGTAGCTTTGATGCGGCCTTATTCGGTAATATTCTGGGTATTACCGATCAAGATCTGATCATTGTCGGGCTGGTTACCGCTTTTACCATGATTACGATATTCATTATGTACAGGCCACTACTCTTTTCTACCTTTGATAGTGAAGCAGCACAGGTATTCGGAATCAAAGTAAGAATAGTACAATTAATCTTTGCGCTTCTATTGACGTTATCCATCATCGCCTCTATGAATATCGTGGGTGTGACTATGATTGCCGCGACTCTGATCATGCCTGCGATGACAGCCCGCATGATGACGGACAGTTTTGGTCGCATGCAAATCTATTCTATTATCATCGGTGCAATGACAGGCATCGCAGGTATGTATTTGAGTTATTTCTTTAATGCTGCCTCGGGTGCAACCATTGTGCTATTTGGTGCCTTATTGTTTGGCTTGTCAGCGTTAATCAAACATATCCAAGAGCAACGGATATTACGCGCTAATCTTCATTGTCATGGTGGCTTGATTCGGGTACATCCGCATAAGCATGACACACCGGATTACCGTTGTGAGAATGGTGACATTTGTCCGCAGAAATCAAGGCGAGAAGTGGAATAAATCGGATGAATGATTGTTGAACAGCTTGTTTTCCGGACTGCACCTGTTGTTCATCTGCTTGTGAATTAAAGGGATACTGCGATGTAACTTTATGAATATCAGTTGTTTACTTGGGATAAAATTAAAAATGAATTTAGGGCGAGGTTAAGAAAGAAGGCAGTAATAAACAAAAAGAAGCTGGTAAGTCACTCCTCCTTATATTTGTAGTAAGTCTGATGAGGCCTCTTGATGTATTAAGAGGTAATTGAGGAAGCATGTTGTAGTCGATCAATGGTGCGAACTGGTTGACTATTATTCTACATATATAGCATCCGCGAGAAAAAAGGAGATTAGCAATCATGAGGAATGACGAACAAGGGTTATGTCAGGAAATCGATAATAAAGATGAGCCATTAATGCGCATATCGGGGCAATCTGATTTTAGGAAACGGAAACAGAGCTTGAACCTCGGTGTTATGTTGGCGTTAGCGCTGGTCATTGGATGGACGGTATGGCTGCCCGGGGCACACGCTGACTTTGCGGATAATCATGTCAGAATGGGTGATGCCCGGGTGGGCTTTGATGGCTATAAGCTCAGAGCAGAGCTCGATGATACTCGATGGATAACGCTTGGTGCCGGGTATCGTGGATCAGGTCTGTGGGCCCAAAATCGATCAGGTCATTACAGAGACCGTTTTAGTACGGATAATGCGCGTCTCTATCTTAATGGTCAAATACATAAGTATTTTAAATTCGAAGTGAATACTGAATGTTTTTTCTGTAACAATACGGATTCAGGCGATAGTCCCAAGATGTTATACAGTATCCTCGACGCAGTAGGGAAATTTGAATATAACCGATATTTTAATATCTGGGGTGGCCGCATGTTAGTGCCAACCGAACGGGGTGAATTGAATGGTCCTTTTTATCATGCCACTCATGATGGGTTTAAAACGCCCTTTTTTTCACAGGACTTTAGTACTAAATTCGGTAATGGCGGCGCGGGTCGCTATGGCCGTGATGATGGCGGAACGCTTTGGGGTAACCTTGAACCTGGCTTTATTCCAGGCATACTGGGCTATGCCGTAGGAATTTATAGAGGATTGGAATCAAGATCGAACGCGGGACCCAATCAACATGACAATGTCTTGTGGGCCGGCCGGGTTACTTATAATTTTCTAAATCCCGAGCATAATCCGGGCTATTACACGAGTGGCACTTACTTTGGAAAAGCCGGAGATATTCTGGCGCTTGCATTCGGTTTTTCATTTCAAGAAAATGGCGCGGGTTCACTCGCTAATCGTAGCGACTTTCTGGGCCTTGTGGGCGACATTCTATTTGAAAAAGTCATGCCCGAGAACAGAGGTGTTTTTACGCTCAATGGAGAATATAAGCAATTTTATGCGAATTATAATACGGCGGCATTTGCGGATCCGGATTGCTTTTGTATGTTTGATGGAAAATCATGGACCGTTACGGGGCTGTATTTGATACCTGTCAAAGTGGGTATTGGTCAATTTCAGCCTTATGGCCGGTTTACCAGCGTTCAGCCTGATAACAGCAGTAATCGGGAAGAAATAGAAGGCGGTGTGAATTATGTGATTGATGGTTTTAATGCGCGTATATCAGCGTACTATCAACATGGTGATTTATTCACTAAAGGTTTGAATTATGCACCGGGCGCTATTGGCGATAAGGTGAATGTTTTTAAATTATCGTTTCAGCTGCAAATATAAAAAATTTATTAAGTTTGAGCCCATCACGAGCCAGGTTTTCTGTTTAATTTAATTGGAATCCTGGCTGTTCTGATTGTCATGCAAAATATAAACAGTGTACGTTGCATGTACCGATGAACGTACTCTCGATTATCCTGCAGTATATTGAATCTCTGCTATTCACCTATGATGTAAGAAAAAAAAGAAAATTTTCATACATTTTCCCCTGTAACTTTCTGTATATTCACTATTTACTTTGCATAAAATCAAGTGTAACTTTAAGTCACATTTGAAGACAGTTGGTCGGTATTATCTTTCTTGGTCGATATTATCCTTCAATCTCGGAGGCGTCATACGATTAGATTACTCAATTAAAATCATACAAAATGAATTCAACTTTCAATGACAGCGCCTTTTCCTCTTGGGGAAATTCAACTGTATCTACAGATCATTTATTCGTGCAAAAAAAACCTACGGAGCCGATATCCAGCTTGCCTGTGGATTCGGCAATGCAAGCAAGGCTATCTCTAAAATTTAAAGAAGACAACGGAGTCACCAGACTGGTAGGGCGCGATCATTTCGGTCAGTTATATGTGCAAAAGCCTTTTTATCCGGAAGGTTCCGAAATGTGTCAGGTAGTTATTGTGCATCCACCGGGTGGTGTAGTCGGGGGGGATGAGTTAAAAATTGTGAGCCAGGTGGGGGCTGCTGCAAAGACACAGATGACGACGCCTGGTGCAGCGAAATGGTACAAGGGCAATAATCGTATTTCACGACAGCAGGTAAGACACGATGTTGAGACAGGCGGGTCACTGGAGTGGTTACCTCAGGAAAGCATATTTTTTAATCAGGCACATGTGGAATTGGATCATTGCGTTACGTTAGCAAAAGAATCCACCTATATCGGTTGTGAAATTTTATGTTTTGGCCGTACTGCATCGGGTGAATCATTTGATGAGGGAGAAATTAAGCAGCGTACCAGTATTCGCCGTGCTGACAAGTTAATCTGGTTTGAACAGCTTCGATTATCAGGTGGAAGCAGGGCTATGAGTGGTCCGCTCATGCTTGCTGGTAAGACAGTTTGCGCAACATTGATCGCTGTAGGAGAGGCCATACCGCCTGCATTAATTACTTCCATGCGGGAAGAAGCGAGTGTCATTGCGGGTGGGATCGGTGATTTTGGTGTCACACAATTAAAATCGGTCGTAGTGGTTCGTTACCTGGGAAACTCGAGCGAAATAGCGCGACGGATAATGCTTCGCACATGGGGAGTCTTGCGTCCAGCGATGCTGGGGCGTCAGGCGATTGTGCCGCGCATGTGGAATACTTAGGTGGAAATATGATAGCGGATTCACTTAAGAATAAGCATAAATACACTGTATCGGCAAGGAATATGCGTATCGGGTGTTGAGACCCTAGAATTGAGCTATTAATTTATTTACTTATTGAGGAGAGAACGATGGATTTAACCCCAAGGGAAAAAGACAAACTTCAGATATTTACTGCCGGATTACTTGCAGAAAGACGTAAGGCACGTGGCTTGCAGCTGAACTATCCAGAAGCAGTGGCATTGATTACCTGTGCAATATTGGAAGGCGCACGTGACGGACATACGGTTGCGGAATTGATGGCAGAGGGTACAAAAATTTTGACTCGTGCTGATGTTATGGAGGGTATCCCAGAGATGATTCCCGACATTCAGGTAGAAGCTACTTTTCCGGACGGTACTAAGCTGGTAACTGTTCACAATCCAATTCCTTAAGCATCAGGAGATTATCATGAGTGCAGCAAGTAGAGGTAGTAGAGAAGAAATGATTCCCGGAGAAATGATCGTTAAACCTGGAGAGATTGAACTGAATGTAGGTCGCAAGACCAAAACGATTAAGGTGTCCAATAGTGGCGATAGACCCATACAGATTGGATCTCATTTTCATTTTTACGAGGTGAACTCTGCGTTAAGTTTTGATCGTGAGGCGGCTTATGGTATGCGGCTGAATATCATGTCAGGAACAGCGGTACGTTTTGAACCGGGTCAGGAACGGACTGTTGAACTGGTTGAGCTCGCAGGAGATAGGATCGTATATGGGTTTAACCAAAAGGTAATGGGTAAACTTAAATAATTAAATATCCATTCAGCACTTATAAGGAGTAGAAAATGAGCTTTAAAATTTCTCGTCAGGCCTATGCTGAAATGATGGGACCCACTACCGGGGATCGTGTTCGTCTAGCTGATACCGAATTATTCATAGAAATTGAAAAAGACTTCACTGTTTACGGTGAAGAAGTAAAATTTGGCGGCGGTAAAGTCATTCGTGATGGTATGGGCCAGTCACAGCGCAATCATGCTGATGTCATGGATACTGTCATCACTAATGCCACTATTGTGGATCATTGGGGTATCGTAAAAGCGGATATTGGTTTGAAAAATGGAAAAATTGCCGCCATTGGTAAAGCCGGAAACCCTGATGTTCAACCCAATGTCACTATGGTGATTGGTGCCGCAACTGAAATCATTGCCGGTGAAGGTCAGATTGTCACAGCGGGTGCGCTTGATGTCCATGTTCATTTCATTTGTCCGCAGCAGGAAGAAGATGCGATGATGAGTGGTATTACCACCATGTTGGGTGGTGGTACTGGTCCGGCTGTAGGCACAGCGGCAACCACTTGTACACCAGGACCGTGGCATATTCATTCAATGCTTAAAGCATCAGATGGCATGGTAATGAATACGGGTTTTTTTGGTAAAGGGAATGTGAGTGTGCCCACTCCTAATGAGGAGCAGGTGCTTGCTGGTGCATGTGGCTTGAAACTACATGAGGACTGGGGTAGTACATATGCTGCTATAGACAACTGCCTGAATGTCGCAGATAAATATGATGTTCAAGTTGCTATTCATACGGATACGATTAATGAAGGTGGCTATCTAGAGAATACGATTGCTGCATTTAAAGACCGGACTATCCACACTTTTCATAC
This genomic window from Nitrosomonas cryotolerans ATCC 49181 contains:
- the ureE gene encoding urease accessory protein UreE → MLTLNTKVTSADSIFAQLVLPYELRENSRLRTALESGEEVAIFTERGTVLRNKDLLRSEDGRVVEIISAQEPTYRITCSTAHNLLRCAFHLGNRHTQTQVEGGFLRIYQDSVLKEMLERLGATVIEESAQFEPESGAYHSGGHHHHGDDEHSHAHGPLAPIPVRQKIHRATDPQS
- the tnpB gene encoding IS200/IS605 family element RNA-guided endonuclease TnpB is translated as MEIKRAYKFRFYPTFEQETILAQTFGCARFVYNRMLRVRSDAWYTEKKGIGYHATSSLLTELKKEPEFEWLNKVSSVPVQQSLRHLQTAFGNFFAKRAKYPSFKSKHEKQSAEYTSSAFKWDGKSLKLAKMKDPLNIRWSRTLPKATKLTIATVSKDSAGRYHVSMLCDDSVARKPRVSGKVGIDLGLTHFAILSTGEKIASPNTLRKNETRLAKLQRKLSKKRKGSANRQKARLKVARLHAGIADARKDFLHKLSTRLVNENQVIAVESLAVSNMKKNRCLAKSISDARWGEFVRQLEYKSLWYGRELVGIDRWYPSSKRCSGCGHTVNKMPLNVREWTCPECGSIHDRDINAARNVLAAGLAVSALGESISPVCI
- a CDS encoding metal ABC transporter ATP-binding protein, giving the protein MSAAVSLSNVTTGYEHNVTFSHVSLEIPAGRFAGIVGPTGCGKTTLLKTILGRQVTFSGDVQVNGSSVGHIHPGAIGYVPQLGSVDWKFPVTVKEVIMMGLYTNRRIWPWPSKEESKRVHDLADRLGIYSCLHHHIVHTSGGQRQRAFLARALINNPQLLILDEPTSGVDIKTQHEILHLLSDINGEGITILLTTHDLNAVASHLPWVICFNHGVIAEGRPCDIFTNEVLTKTYGGDIVIIKHGDYFLIANNTPLHLTGNSG
- a CDS encoding metal ABC transporter permease; translated protein: MAIFLEPLEYEFFRHGLLAALMVGSLCGLIGVYVVLRGMSYVGHGLSHAAFGGAVVGFILDFNFYIGAGVMGLLAALLIDRMTQNSKIKSDAAIGIVTTAMFALGVAIISQMRTFNRSFDAALFGNILGITDQDLIIVGLVTAFTMITIFIMYRPLLFSTFDSEAAQVFGIKVRIVQLIFALLLTLSIIASMNIVGVTMIAATLIMPAMTARMMTDSFGRMQIYSIIIGAMTGIAGMYLSYFFNAASGATIVLFGALLFGLSALIKHIQEQRILRANLHCHGGLIRVHPHKHDTPDYRCENGDICPQKSRREVE
- a CDS encoding urease subunit gamma — translated: MDLTPREKDKLQIFTAGLLAERRKARGLQLNYPEAVALITCAILEGARDGHTVAELMAEGTKILTRADVMEGIPEMIPDIQVEATFPDGTKLVTVHNPIP
- a CDS encoding urease accessory protein UreD, yielding MNSTFNDSAFSSWGNSTVSTDHLFVQKKPTEPISSLPVDSAMQARLSLKFKEDNGVTRLVGRDHFGQLYVQKPFYPEGSEMCQVVIVHPPGGVVGGDELKIVSQVGAAAKTQMTTPGAAKWYKGNNRISRQQVRHDVETGGSLEWLPQESIFFNQAHVELDHCVTLAKESTYIGCEILCFGRTASGESFDEGEIKQRTSIRRADKLIWFEQLRLSGGSRAMSGPLMLAGKTVCATLIAVGEAIPPALITSMREEASVIAGGIGDFGVTQLKSVVVVRYLGNSSEIARRIMLRTWGVLRPAMLGRQAIVPRMWNT
- a CDS encoding metal ABC transporter substrate-binding protein; its protein translation is MKGLRLFLGKILACLIFSVLASTTHAQESYKKLNIVTTVAPITNIVKNISGDHAHVTGIVPDGTDSHTFEPIPTDAKILASADLIIVNGLDLELPTVALAKKVKNPNTSILQLGNRALKKEDWRYDFSFPREQGHPNPHLWPNIALAMRYAEIIQDSLVELDPSRKAYYIANTSAYRAKLRKLDDAIFDCVNSIPVKNRKLVTYHDSFAYFAPRYGMQVIAAIQPSDFSEPGPREMIRIIQQIKNEQIPAIFGSEVFPSKVMEQIAREAGATFIDQLSDDELPAPPHDSFIGMMVRNMTVMTKALGGNPECVATVDTSNIFP
- a CDS encoding urease subunit beta — translated: MIPGEMIVKPGEIELNVGRKTKTIKVSNSGDRPIQIGSHFHFYEVNSALSFDREAAYGMRLNIMSGTAVRFEPGQERTVELVELAGDRIVYGFNQKVMGKLK